A genomic segment from Desulfurispirillum indicum S5 encodes:
- the panC gene encoding pantoate--beta-alanine ligase, producing MQVIQTRKELCNVLGAFWQKTSHTIGLVPTMGYLHAGHMSLVERSKSENACTVMSIFVNPTQFGPSEDLDSYPRDLQRDLDMARDAGVDYVFAPQAQDIYPPGHCTWVEVQSPMAAVLCGASRPSHFRGVTTVVTKLFHLIQPQRAYFGEKDYQQLALIRQMTRDLNMPVEIVACPTLREEDGLAMSSRNTYLSPEERSAATMLFQALTLAQEILNQGQRDASRIRQALREHFAASPLCTIDYVEIVDPVTLAHLETITEEARVILAVHIGRTRLIDNASITLKAKE from the coding sequence TTGCAGGTCATACAAACACGCAAGGAACTGTGCAACGTGCTTGGGGCTTTCTGGCAGAAGACGTCCCATACCATTGGCCTGGTCCCCACCATGGGATACCTCCACGCTGGCCACATGAGCCTGGTGGAGCGCAGCAAAAGCGAGAACGCCTGCACGGTCATGAGCATCTTTGTCAACCCCACCCAGTTTGGCCCTTCAGAAGACCTGGACAGTTATCCCCGCGACCTGCAAAGGGATCTGGATATGGCCCGTGACGCTGGCGTTGACTACGTCTTTGCCCCGCAAGCCCAGGACATCTACCCTCCTGGACACTGCACCTGGGTTGAGGTTCAGTCGCCCATGGCCGCCGTCCTCTGTGGCGCCAGCCGCCCCAGCCACTTTCGCGGAGTCACCACCGTTGTCACCAAGCTGTTTCACCTGATTCAGCCCCAACGGGCCTATTTCGGCGAGAAGGATTACCAGCAGCTGGCCCTGATCCGCCAGATGACCCGGGACCTCAATATGCCCGTCGAAATTGTTGCCTGCCCCACGCTGCGCGAAGAAGATGGCCTGGCCATGAGCTCCCGCAACACCTACCTCTCGCCGGAGGAACGCTCAGCGGCCACCATGCTCTTTCAGGCCCTGACGCTGGCCCAGGAGATACTCAACCAGGGACAGCGGGATGCTTCCAGAATCCGGCAGGCTCTCCGGGAGCACTTCGCAGCCTCGCCACTGTGCACCATCGACTATGTGGAAATCGTCGATCCGGTCACCCTGGCTCACCTGGAAACCATTACCGAAGAAGCCAGAGTTATCCTGGCCGTCCATATCGGCAGAACCCGCCTGATCGATAACGCCTCCATTACCCTCAAAGCCAAGGAGTAA
- the panD gene encoding aspartate 1-decarboxylase — protein MLRTMCKSKIHRATVTEANLHYVGSITIDRELMEAADLLEYEQVAIVDINNGARFETYIIEGEPGSGVICLNGAAARLVQPGDLIIIISYAQMEDAVARTLKPRIIHVDEHNRIDWSITQGVEELESACC, from the coding sequence ATGCTGCGTACCATGTGCAAATCCAAGATACATCGAGCCACCGTCACCGAAGCTAATCTGCATTATGTCGGCAGTATCACCATCGATCGAGAACTCATGGAAGCTGCCGACCTGCTGGAATATGAACAGGTCGCCATCGTCGACATCAACAATGGCGCCCGCTTTGAAACCTATATCATCGAGGGCGAACCCGGCAGCGGCGTCATCTGCCTCAATGGTGCCGCGGCACGGCTGGTACAGCCAGGTGATCTGATCATTATCATCTCCTACGCCCAGATGGAGGATGCCGTCGCCCGCACTCTCAAGCCACGCATCATCCATGTGGACGAGCACAACCGCATCGACTGGAGCATTACCCAGGGTGTCGAGGAACTGGAGAGCGCCTGCTGCTAG
- the panB gene encoding 3-methyl-2-oxobutanoate hydroxymethyltransferase has protein sequence MSKVLEVGKITTTAVMSMKAEGEKIAMLTAYDSSFARIADSAGIEILLVGDSVGMVFSGQPNTLSVTLEQMIYHTSAVSRGAKHALVVADMPFMTYQINPEEALRNAGRLVQEAGAEAVKIEGGRAMADTVRKIVGAGIPVMGHIGLTPQSIHTLGGFRVQGRGAEAADTLTADALALQEAGAFALVLEGIPASLGQRISRELRIPTIGIGAGPDCDGQVLVMHDLLGLFDDFTPKFVKQYALLGEQVAEAFRQYRAEVKQAVFPQPEHCFKG, from the coding sequence ATGAGCAAAGTCCTTGAGGTGGGCAAGATCACCACTACCGCTGTCATGTCCATGAAAGCGGAGGGGGAAAAGATCGCCATGCTGACCGCCTACGACTCGTCTTTTGCCCGCATTGCCGACAGTGCGGGTATCGAAATCCTCCTGGTGGGGGACAGTGTTGGCATGGTTTTTTCCGGCCAGCCCAACACCCTGAGCGTCACTCTGGAACAGATGATCTACCACACCAGCGCCGTCAGCCGTGGGGCCAAGCATGCCCTGGTCGTCGCTGACATGCCTTTCATGACCTACCAGATCAACCCCGAAGAAGCCCTGCGCAATGCCGGCCGCCTCGTACAGGAGGCGGGTGCCGAAGCCGTCAAAATTGAAGGCGGGCGCGCCATGGCAGACACCGTACGCAAAATCGTCGGTGCCGGCATCCCCGTCATGGGCCATATCGGCCTGACACCGCAATCCATTCACACACTGGGCGGCTTCCGCGTCCAGGGGAGAGGGGCTGAAGCTGCCGACACCCTGACAGCCGACGCCCTGGCCCTTCAGGAAGCCGGAGCTTTCGCCCTAGTCCTGGAAGGCATCCCCGCATCCCTCGGGCAGCGCATCAGCCGAGAGCTGCGTATTCCCACCATCGGCATTGGGGCCGGCCCCGACTGTGATGGCCAGGTTCTGGTCATGCACGATCTGCTGGGGCTTTTCGATGACTTCACGCCCAAGTTCGTCAAACAGTACGCCCTGCTGGGTGAGCAGGTGGCCGAGGCTTTCCGCCAGTACCGCGCCGAAGTAAAACAAGCAGTGTTCCCGCAGCCGGAACACTGCTTCAAAGGGTAG
- a CDS encoding N-acetylmuramoyl-L-alanine amidase, protein MFRRMGFLLVPLLLCMLLSAPLLGNEYNEDYFFGVKSDYERLLRNESTQFRSAWLKVIEGFELFYLNRPDSPLAPEAMYNAGDAYFRLYRLSSKDYDLEQSLSTFRTLPRRYADSEKAPDAAFQAGRIYEEEKNDILLAARLYEQLIERYPRSQAAVDALQRLDAMGDIVRSPANVSTRRPSATRSTVPTLEDPAVVKPTQVAATNPVPSPAASEEVELIKVDTFSNAEYTRAVLRFNGFDGDISLKKHWLREDRNLGMPPRLFVDLFNVRKSEKLENLELDNTQLQGIRMAQYDRETVRVVFDINSVSDFKVFVLQNPVRVVVDLISEPEPDPMAVTRNLLVAAKTPPPVAQSIQAPAAPPAAGSRGGEVLLAERSKLPASDEPEPLQLASLEPRAISLAKQLGLGVNTVVIDAGHGGRDPGAVGFNGLLEKDVVLDIALKTAAYLRRNSDLTVHLTRETDKFLPLEARTAIANTKRADLFVSIHTNAFRDPNVHGLETYYLNITSDPRAMEVAARENAISQKSVSDLQNILNDLMLNTKINESAILAQVVHNDMFHGIRRHHPQARNAGIKKAPFYVLIGAQMPSILIETGFITNPREGTLLAQESYRQALAENIAKGIIRYAENH, encoded by the coding sequence GTGTTTCGTCGAATGGGTTTCTTGCTTGTACCTTTGCTGCTCTGCATGCTCCTGTCTGCGCCGCTGCTGGGCAATGAATACAACGAAGACTACTTTTTTGGCGTCAAAAGTGATTATGAGCGCCTGTTGCGCAATGAGAGCACTCAATTCCGCTCGGCGTGGCTCAAGGTGATTGAAGGCTTTGAGCTCTTCTACCTGAATCGCCCCGACTCCCCCCTTGCCCCAGAGGCCATGTATAATGCCGGCGATGCCTATTTTCGCCTCTATCGCCTCTCCTCCAAAGACTACGACCTTGAACAGTCCCTGAGCACCTTCCGCACCCTTCCCCGCCGGTACGCCGACAGCGAAAAAGCTCCTGACGCCGCCTTCCAGGCGGGCCGCATCTATGAGGAGGAAAAGAATGACATCCTCCTGGCGGCAAGGCTCTATGAACAGCTTATTGAACGCTATCCCCGCAGCCAGGCGGCTGTGGATGCTCTGCAGCGGCTCGATGCCATGGGCGACATCGTTCGCTCTCCGGCCAATGTCAGTACGCGACGCCCTTCCGCCACCCGCTCCACTGTGCCGACGCTGGAAGATCCGGCGGTGGTGAAACCCACCCAGGTGGCGGCGACGAATCCAGTCCCCTCCCCGGCAGCGTCTGAGGAGGTTGAGCTGATCAAGGTCGACACCTTCTCCAATGCGGAGTACACCCGTGCGGTGCTGCGATTCAATGGCTTTGATGGTGATATCTCGCTGAAAAAACACTGGCTGCGTGAAGACCGCAATCTTGGGATGCCTCCCCGCCTCTTTGTGGATCTGTTCAATGTGCGCAAGTCGGAAAAGCTGGAAAATCTTGAGCTGGACAATACTCAGCTGCAGGGTATTCGCATGGCGCAGTACGACCGGGAAACGGTACGGGTCGTCTTTGACATCAACAGTGTCAGCGACTTCAAGGTTTTTGTGCTGCAGAATCCGGTGCGGGTTGTCGTTGACCTGATTTCCGAACCGGAGCCTGATCCCATGGCGGTAACCCGTAACCTGCTGGTGGCAGCCAAGACGCCGCCCCCCGTCGCGCAGTCCATCCAGGCTCCTGCCGCGCCACCCGCTGCGGGCAGTCGGGGTGGGGAAGTGCTTCTGGCGGAGCGCTCCAAACTGCCGGCTTCCGATGAGCCTGAACCACTGCAACTGGCTTCCCTGGAACCCCGTGCCATAAGCCTGGCCAAGCAGCTTGGCCTGGGGGTCAATACGGTGGTCATAGATGCTGGCCATGGCGGCAGAGATCCGGGGGCCGTGGGCTTTAACGGCCTGCTGGAAAAGGACGTGGTGCTGGATATTGCCTTGAAAACGGCGGCGTATCTGCGTCGCAACTCCGACCTGACCGTGCACCTGACGCGGGAGACCGACAAGTTTTTACCATTGGAGGCGCGCACGGCCATTGCCAATACCAAGCGGGCGGATCTCTTTGTGTCCATCCATACCAACGCCTTTCGTGATCCCAATGTGCATGGGCTGGAGACCTACTATCTGAATATCACATCTGATCCGCGCGCCATGGAAGTGGCGGCGCGGGAGAATGCCATATCCCAGAAGAGTGTCAGTGACCTGCAGAATATTCTCAATGACCTGATGCTGAATACCAAGATCAACGAATCTGCCATCCTGGCCCAGGTGGTCCACAACGACATGTTCCACGGAATACGTCGTCACCACCCCCAGGCGCGCAACGCGGGGATAAAGAAAGCTCCCTTCTATGTTCTGATTGGCGCCCAGATGCCGTCGATTCTTATCGAAACGGGTTTTATCACCAACCCCCGTGAAGGCACTTTGCTGGCCCAGGAATCCTATCGCCAGGCGCTGGCGGAAAATATCGCCAAGGGCATAATCCGTTATGCCGAAAATCACTAG
- the topA gene encoding type I DNA topoisomerase yields the protein MGKKKLVIVESPAKAKTINRYLGNNFTVKASVGHVRDLPKSTFGVDLENNFEPKYVTLRDKKKVIDELKSAASRVDEVFLASDPDREGEAIAWHISEILQKENKGLAIKRVLFNEITKKAIVQALEHPGEIVQPKVDAQQARRIIDRIVGYKISPFLWEKISRNLSAGRVQSVALRLVCEREKEIDAFVTEEYWSVVTQFIKDEVPFQAKLFRIKEKKAQIKDGDTAHAIVDALKKGSFTVGTVEKKQKRKRPMPPFTTSKLQQDASRKLRFSAKKTMMVAQSLYEGVNLGEYGQTGLITYMRTDSTRLSQDAIDMAREYIGKTFGPDYLPEKPRVYATGGKTQDAHEAIRPTTSLNPESIKAHLTGDQYRLYKLVFDKFLASQMADALIDATAADIINGDYTLRATGSVVAFAGHLALYQAVEESAKKEEDILPPLHQGDKLTSEDIQALQHFTQPPPRYTEATLVKTLEEKGIGRPSTYASILSTIEDRKYVEKEDRKFTPTERGKIVNELLVNHFPELFEYSFTANLEAKLDRIEEGEENWKDTLGNFYEGFQRELEKAKESLKHVDKINIKSGVACPKCEAELVIKSGRNGEFLACIRYPECEFTSNFTKEEDGSITIVQRPAEEMTSIACDKCGKPMAIKMSRRGPFLACSGYPECKNPKSFRREEDGTIVVVEKKPAEPTDIACEKCGAPMVIRASRRGEFLACSAFPKCRNTKNMERDEQGKAVIKEKKATAKEPGEKAAAPKAKAAAKKAPAKKSAAKKK from the coding sequence ATGGGAAAAAAGAAACTCGTCATTGTGGAATCACCTGCCAAAGCGAAAACCATTAACCGCTACCTGGGGAATAATTTTACCGTCAAAGCCAGTGTGGGGCATGTCCGCGACCTTCCCAAGTCGACTTTTGGCGTTGATCTGGAAAATAACTTTGAGCCCAAGTATGTGACCCTGCGCGATAAGAAGAAGGTAATCGATGAGCTGAAAAGCGCTGCCAGCAGGGTTGATGAAGTCTTTCTGGCAAGCGATCCCGATCGCGAGGGAGAGGCCATCGCCTGGCATATCAGCGAGATTCTGCAGAAGGAAAACAAGGGACTTGCCATCAAGCGGGTGCTCTTCAACGAAATAACCAAGAAGGCCATTGTGCAGGCGTTGGAACATCCCGGCGAAATCGTCCAGCCCAAAGTGGATGCCCAGCAGGCCCGGCGGATTATCGACCGTATCGTGGGCTACAAGATCAGCCCCTTCCTGTGGGAGAAGATCTCGCGCAACCTCTCCGCCGGCAGAGTGCAGAGCGTGGCCCTGCGCCTGGTGTGTGAACGGGAGAAGGAGATCGACGCCTTTGTCACCGAGGAGTACTGGAGTGTTGTCACCCAGTTCATCAAGGACGAGGTGCCCTTTCAGGCCAAGCTCTTCCGCATCAAGGAGAAAAAGGCCCAGATCAAAGACGGAGACACGGCCCACGCCATCGTTGACGCCCTGAAAAAAGGTTCGTTCACGGTTGGCACGGTGGAAAAGAAGCAAAAGCGCAAGCGCCCCATGCCGCCTTTTACCACCAGCAAGCTGCAGCAGGATGCCTCACGCAAGCTGCGTTTTTCCGCCAAGAAGACCATGATGGTGGCCCAGTCACTCTATGAAGGGGTCAACCTTGGTGAGTACGGCCAGACGGGTCTGATCACCTATATGCGTACCGATTCCACCAGGCTCTCCCAGGATGCCATTGACATGGCCCGCGAATATATCGGCAAGACCTTCGGCCCCGATTATCTGCCGGAAAAGCCACGGGTCTACGCCACGGGCGGCAAGACCCAGGATGCCCACGAGGCGATTCGCCCCACCACTTCCCTGAACCCCGAAAGCATCAAAGCACACCTGACGGGGGATCAGTACCGCCTCTACAAGCTTGTTTTTGACAAGTTCCTGGCGTCGCAGATGGCCGATGCCCTGATTGACGCCACGGCGGCGGATATCATCAATGGCGACTACACCCTGCGCGCCACCGGAAGCGTGGTGGCCTTTGCCGGTCACCTGGCCCTCTATCAGGCGGTGGAGGAGAGTGCCAAAAAAGAAGAGGATATTCTGCCGCCCCTGCATCAGGGCGACAAGCTCACCAGTGAAGATATCCAGGCCCTGCAGCACTTCACGCAGCCACCGCCCCGCTATACGGAGGCGACACTGGTGAAGACCCTTGAGGAAAAAGGTATCGGCCGTCCCAGTACCTATGCCTCCATTCTCTCCACCATCGAAGATCGCAAGTATGTGGAAAAGGAGGACCGGAAGTTTACCCCCACCGAGCGTGGAAAAATCGTCAACGAGCTTCTGGTCAATCACTTCCCCGAACTCTTTGAGTACAGCTTTACCGCCAATCTCGAAGCCAAGCTCGACCGCATCGAGGAAGGCGAGGAGAACTGGAAAGATACCCTGGGGAACTTCTACGAAGGGTTTCAGCGGGAGCTGGAGAAGGCCAAGGAGTCGCTGAAACACGTTGACAAGATCAATATCAAGTCGGGGGTAGCCTGCCCGAAATGTGAAGCGGAGCTGGTGATCAAGAGCGGTCGCAACGGTGAATTCCTGGCGTGTATCCGCTATCCGGAGTGCGAGTTCACCTCCAACTTCACCAAGGAAGAGGATGGCTCCATCACCATTGTGCAGCGTCCGGCCGAAGAGATGACCAGCATCGCCTGCGACAAGTGTGGGAAGCCCATGGCCATCAAGATGTCACGACGTGGCCCCTTCCTGGCGTGCAGCGGTTATCCGGAATGCAAAAACCCTAAAAGCTTCCGCCGTGAAGAGGATGGCACCATTGTGGTGGTAGAGAAGAAGCCAGCTGAGCCCACCGATATCGCCTGTGAGAAGTGCGGCGCCCCCATGGTGATCCGCGCCTCCCGCCGCGGCGAGTTCCTGGCCTGCTCAGCGTTTCCCAAGTGCCGCAACACCAAGAATATGGAGCGCGATGAACAGGGTAAGGCGGTGATCAAGGAGAAAAAAGCCACCGCCAAGGAACCTGGCGAAAAGGCGGCAGCGCCCAAGGCAAAGGCGGCTGCCAAAAAGGCACCCGCAAAAAAATCAGCTGCGAAAAAGAAGTAG
- a CDS encoding SPOR domain-containing protein has product MDQFGTASRAGRSKQEQPNRKSGNQTFATLIVFIVGLTLVFALGVFAGRMLLGSKEMDQRISVLQPDTETTTVLPPNSQPLSAPTAPGAPTAPELKFAEVPPAQEAQRAAEQAQATRQEKDNLLARAKQEIAAPTTPSGPQAPSTPQVSSPAEPTAAKTAPPAAPATATGEGSLKRTVPAGKFTIQIAAFRDEQSAQSQAKALKEKGYDAYYMVSDQGDRGIWYRVRVGEFGQLDAARTKAEQIKEKEKLFPFPIEVN; this is encoded by the coding sequence GTGGATCAATTTGGAACCGCGTCCCGCGCAGGACGCAGCAAGCAGGAACAGCCAAACCGCAAAAGCGGCAATCAGACATTTGCAACCCTTATCGTCTTTATAGTCGGGCTCACCCTGGTCTTTGCCCTGGGAGTCTTTGCCGGTCGCATGCTCCTGGGCTCCAAAGAGATGGATCAGCGCATTTCCGTCCTGCAGCCAGATACGGAAACCACCACCGTCCTGCCGCCAAACTCCCAGCCCCTGAGCGCGCCAACCGCACCCGGAGCGCCCACAGCCCCTGAGCTCAAGTTCGCGGAAGTTCCACCCGCCCAGGAAGCGCAGCGCGCTGCCGAGCAGGCCCAGGCAACCCGCCAGGAAAAGGACAACCTGCTGGCCAGGGCAAAACAGGAGATAGCCGCCCCAACAACCCCCAGCGGCCCCCAGGCACCCAGTACACCACAGGTAAGCTCCCCCGCTGAGCCTACGGCAGCCAAGACTGCTCCCCCGGCCGCTCCGGCCACAGCCACAGGCGAAGGATCTCTCAAACGCACGGTACCCGCCGGAAAATTCACCATACAGATAGCCGCTTTCCGGGACGAGCAGTCCGCGCAGAGCCAGGCGAAAGCCCTCAAGGAAAAAGGCTATGACGCCTACTATATGGTTTCCGACCAGGGAGACCGAGGTATCTGGTACCGTGTCAGAGTCGGTGAATTCGGCCAGCTGGACGCCGCCCGCACCAAAGCCGAACAGATCAAAGAGAAGGAAAAACTCTTCCCCTTCCCCATTGAGGTGAACTGA
- a CDS encoding phosphomannomutase/phosphoglucomutase, giving the protein MNAHIFRANDIRGLAHSELTPQLVSAIGAAFARMLPAKKHPRVFVGKDARTHSETLAHSFLAGLASVPCEVVYGGDCTSPISYFAASPAGGGFDATVMVTGSHNPPEYNGLKMTLGGRSLSPDQITTLRLGCGSAVTGTPMVPRVDTSVLVRYREYLCSLFPTLQGMRIGIDCANTTMALVAPEVLGCLGAEVHALFTEIDGTFPNHHPDPTIAENLTDLMDLVRQQRLDVGFAYDGDGDRVGVVLPHPDDGVRILWSDQLLLLFARDMARRYPGRPVTVVSEVKCSQLMYDGINRLPGFRAIMGKAGHSFIKSRMLDTGALLGGEMSGHIFFADEYLGFDDALYASCRFACLLKQGVDIWDELREFEQVCSTAELRLESDDQRKVQIVDAVATYLRDPAVRSASGIQDIIDVDGLRICFGAGAWALLRASNTQPALVMRVEAATPAELERYQCFVEQLIERVSPRVAEA; this is encoded by the coding sequence GTGAATGCTCATATCTTCCGGGCCAATGATATCCGCGGACTGGCCCACAGCGAACTGACGCCGCAGCTGGTGTCAGCAATCGGTGCCGCGTTCGCGCGTATGCTTCCCGCGAAAAAACACCCACGGGTTTTCGTGGGCAAGGATGCCCGTACGCACTCTGAGACCCTGGCTCACAGCTTTCTGGCAGGCCTTGCCTCGGTTCCCTGTGAAGTCGTCTATGGTGGCGATTGCACGTCGCCCATCTCCTACTTCGCCGCATCCCCTGCCGGGGGTGGTTTTGACGCCACGGTTATGGTTACCGGCAGCCACAATCCTCCTGAGTATAATGGACTCAAGATGACCCTGGGTGGTCGCAGCCTCAGTCCCGATCAGATTACCACCCTGCGCCTTGGCTGCGGGAGCGCCGTGACAGGGACACCAATGGTTCCCAGGGTTGACACTTCGGTTCTGGTGCGGTACCGGGAGTATCTGTGCAGCCTCTTCCCCACGCTGCAGGGAATGCGTATCGGCATTGACTGCGCCAATACGACCATGGCACTGGTGGCACCTGAAGTACTGGGCTGTCTGGGGGCCGAGGTTCACGCCCTCTTTACCGAGATTGACGGCACCTTTCCCAACCATCATCCCGACCCCACCATTGCGGAAAATCTTACCGACCTGATGGATCTGGTGCGCCAGCAGCGGCTGGATGTCGGCTTTGCCTATGATGGCGATGGAGACCGCGTGGGGGTGGTGCTGCCTCACCCCGATGATGGCGTACGGATTCTCTGGAGCGATCAGCTGCTGCTGCTCTTCGCCCGGGATATGGCGCGCCGTTATCCCGGCCGGCCGGTTACCGTGGTCAGCGAGGTGAAATGCTCCCAGCTGATGTATGATGGTATCAACCGGCTGCCGGGGTTCCGGGCCATTATGGGCAAAGCCGGCCACAGCTTTATCAAGAGCAGGATGCTTGATACCGGGGCCCTGCTGGGTGGCGAGATGAGTGGCCATATCTTCTTTGCCGATGAGTACCTGGGCTTTGACGATGCCCTGTACGCTTCCTGTCGATTTGCCTGCCTGCTGAAGCAGGGTGTTGATATCTGGGACGAACTGCGGGAGTTTGAGCAGGTCTGTTCCACGGCCGAACTGCGTCTGGAAAGTGATGACCAGCGGAAAGTGCAGATCGTGGACGCGGTTGCGACATACCTGCGGGATCCGGCGGTGCGATCAGCCAGTGGTATCCAGGATATCATTGATGTGGATGGTCTGCGTATCTGTTTTGGCGCCGGAGCCTGGGCGCTGCTGAGGGCAAGTAACACTCAGCCAGCGCTGGTGATGCGGGTTGAAGCTGCTACGCCAGCTGAGCTTGAGCGCTATCAGTGCTTTGTGGAGCAGCTGATTGAGCGGGTTTCTCCCAGAGTGGCAGAGGCCTGA
- a CDS encoding type IV pilus twitching motility protein PilT: protein MNDTLKGLLQIMADQGASDLHLVAGSPAQIRVDGRLRPVNQTVLSGEDIDLMCRSTVEGKEIARFQESGELDKALFLPGIARFRLNLYKALGETAAAFRIIPEKIPALDEIGCPPMYKQLVKREKGLVLVTGPTGSGKSTTLASMLNEINLTEHKHIITIEDPVEFIHRHDKSLFSHRNIGRDTQSFPQALKYALREDPDVILIGEMRDRATIEAALTAAETGHLVFGTLHTNSASQTINRIIDVFPGDEQSQIRAQLSVSLVAVIAQVLVPRIGGGRVAVPEILLNTSAVGNLIRESKVHQIYSQMDLGRNLGMQTQVRMMAQLVQDGVVERTTAFQFSNNPEELMRVLGTGS, encoded by the coding sequence ATGAATGATACCCTGAAGGGCCTTTTGCAGATCATGGCTGACCAAGGTGCGTCGGATTTGCACCTGGTTGCCGGCAGTCCGGCGCAGATTCGCGTTGATGGTCGTTTACGGCCGGTTAACCAGACCGTGCTCAGTGGTGAAGACATTGATCTGATGTGCCGCAGTACCGTTGAGGGCAAAGAAATTGCCCGCTTCCAGGAGAGTGGCGAGCTGGACAAGGCGCTTTTTCTGCCGGGTATCGCTCGTTTTCGCCTGAATCTGTATAAGGCGCTGGGGGAGACGGCGGCGGCATTCCGCATTATTCCCGAGAAGATTCCCGCCCTGGACGAGATCGGTTGCCCCCCCATGTATAAGCAGCTGGTCAAACGCGAGAAGGGGCTTGTCCTGGTGACGGGGCCGACGGGCAGCGGCAAGTCGACCACCCTGGCGTCCATGCTCAATGAGATCAATCTGACAGAGCATAAACACATTATTACCATTGAAGATCCGGTGGAGTTTATTCACCGGCACGACAAGTCACTCTTCTCTCACCGCAATATCGGCCGGGATACCCAGAGCTTCCCCCAGGCCCTCAAGTACGCCCTGCGGGAAGATCCCGATGTGATCCTGATCGGCGAAATGCGTGATCGCGCCACCATTGAAGCGGCGTTGACCGCCGCGGAGACCGGACACCTGGTATTCGGCACCCTGCACACCAATTCGGCCTCCCAGACCATCAACCGCATCATTGACGTCTTCCCCGGTGACGAGCAGTCGCAGATACGGGCTCAGCTTTCCGTCAGTCTGGTGGCAGTCATCGCCCAGGTGCTGGTGCCCCGGATCGGTGGCGGGCGGGTGGCTGTGCCGGAGATTCTCCTCAACACCAGTGCTGTGGGCAACCTGATCCGTGAGAGCAAGGTGCATCAGATTTACTCCCAGATGGATCTCGGCCGCAACCTGGGGATGCAGACCCAGGTGCGGATGATGGCGCAGCTGGTGCAGGATGGTGTGGTGGAGCGTACCACGGCGTTTCAGTTCAGCAACAACCCCGAAGAGCTGATGCGTGTTCTGGGGACAGGGAGTTAG